A genomic stretch from Lathyrus oleraceus cultivar Zhongwan6 chromosome 2, CAAS_Psat_ZW6_1.0, whole genome shotgun sequence includes:
- the LOC127118492 gene encoding UDP-glycosyltransferase 87A1 has protein sequence MSFTGDSGEVCHVLAMPFPGRGHINPMLSFCKILASRRPSEILITFVITEEWLGYIGADPKPEAIRFATIPNVIPSEREKAGDFPGFYEAVMTKMEEPFERLLDQLVPPVDVIVGDVELRWPVAVANRRNIPVAAFWTMSASFYSMLHHLDVFSRDRHLTIGTLGEKTENIPGISSLYVKDLLAVLHKTDDRAMQLALDCISMASKANYLLLTTVQELEAETIDTLKHIFSFPIYPIGPAIPYLELEENTLKNTDHSHDYIKWLDSQPDESVLYISLGSFLSVSNAQMDEIVEALNNTGIPYLYVARGEASRLKDKCGDKGMVIPWCDQLRVLSHSSIGGFWSHCGWNSILETLFVGVPILTFPLFLDQVPNSSQIVDEWKNGWKIEVSPLLENEVVLAKEDIEVLVKRFMDLESQEGKKIRDRAKELKVMCHKAIGKGGSSDKNLQAFFSDISFQRD, from the exons ATGAGTTTCACCGGCGACAGCGGCGAAGTTTGCCACGTTTTAGCCATGCCGTTTCCAGGAAGAGGACACATCAACCCGATGCTAAGCTTCTGTAAGATCCTAGCATCACGAAGACCAAGCGAGATTCTCATAACCTTCGTAATCACCGAAGAGTGGCTCGGTTATATCGGCGCCGATCCAAAGCCGGAAGCCATCCGCTTCGCTACTATTCCTAACGTGATTCCATCGGAGCGCGAGAAAGCAGGTGATTTTCCAGGTTTCTATGAAGCCGTCATGACGAAGATGGAAGAGCCGTTTGAGCGGCTTCTTGATCAGCTTGTACCGCCGGTGGATGTGATTGTTGGCGACGTTGAGCTGCGGTGGCCTGTTGCTGTTGCTAATCGGAGGAATATTCCGGTGGCTGCGTTTTGGACGATGTCGGCGTCGTTTTACTCTATGTTACATCACCTTGATGTCTTCTCACGTGACCGACACTTAACAATTGGTACACTTG GTGAAAAAACAGAGAACATTCCAGGAATTTCTTCACTTTATGTGAAAGATCTTCTAGCTGTTCTTCACAAAACTGATGATCGAGCAATGCAGCTTGCATTAGATTGCATATCTATGGCATCCAAAGCAAATTATCTTCTGTTAACCACGGTTCAAGAATTAGAGGCTGAAACAATTGATACTCTTAAACATATATTCTCCTTTCCCATATACCCTATTGGTCCTGCAATACCCTATTTAGAACTCGAAGAAAATACTTTGAAAAACACAGATCATAGCCACGACTATATAAAATGGCTAGATTCTCAACCAGATGAATCAGTATTATACATTTCTTTAGGTAGTTTCCTTTCGGTATCCAATGCTCAAATGGACGAAATTGTTGAAGCGCTAAATAATACTGGAATTCCATACTTATATGTTGCTCGCGGCGAAGCTTCGCGATTAAAAGACAAGTGTGGAGATAAAGGCATGGTGATACCATGGTGTGATCAACTAAGGGTATTGTCACATTCTTCTATAGGTGGATTTTGGAGCCATTGTGGATGGAATTCAATTTTGGAAACTCTTTTTGTTGGGGTACCAATTTTGACATTTCCACTTTTCTTGGATCAAGTTCCTAATAGTAGTCAAATTGTTGATGAATGGAAAAATGGGTGGAAGATAGAGGTATCACCATTGTTAGAGAATGAAGTAGTTCTTGCAAAAGAAGATATAGAAGTGCTTGTTAAGAGGTTTATGGATCTTGAAAGCCAAGAGGGAAAGAAAATTAGAGATAGAGCAAAAGAACTTAAGGTTATGTGTCATAAAGCTATCGGCAAAGGTGGATCTTCAGATAAGAACCTCCAAGCATTTTTTAGTGACATTTCATTTCAAAGGGACTAA